From one Streptomyces mobaraensis genomic stretch:
- a CDS encoding SRPBCC family protein has product MTSTDKESRHIGVHIDRPVDEVYAYASDPANMPAWALGLGGSIKEHGDHWVAEDSPMGRVEVSFVPRNAFGVLDHDVTLPSGETVYNPFRVIAHGAGSEAVFTLRRQPGMTDAEFERDAAMVVADLTRLKELLETAVSV; this is encoded by the coding sequence ATGACCAGTACCGACAAGGAAAGCCGCCACATCGGCGTCCACATCGACCGCCCCGTCGACGAGGTCTACGCGTACGCGTCGGATCCCGCCAACATGCCGGCCTGGGCCCTCGGCCTGGGCGGGTCCATCAAAGAGCACGGCGACCACTGGGTCGCGGAGGATTCCCCGATGGGGCGGGTCGAGGTCTCCTTCGTGCCCCGCAACGCGTTCGGCGTGCTCGACCACGATGTCACCCTCCCCTCCGGGGAGACCGTCTACAACCCGTTCCGCGTGATCGCCCACGGCGCGGGCAGTGAGGCCGTGTTCACCCTCCGCCGGCAGCCCGGGATGACCGACGCCGAGTTCGAGCGGGACGCCGCGATGGTCGTCGCCGACCTGACCCGGCTGAAGGAGCTGCTGGAGACGGCGGTGAGCGTCTAG